In Acidobacteriota bacterium, a genomic segment contains:
- a CDS encoding redoxin domain-containing protein yields MGQLKNLFDGNSELNQSTVILALSPDDVEGAAKMVARQAKEQGGPPNFTLLADPDHRVIARYGQLNPELFKNESNPEGYIVPHPATFVIDSLGRVAWKFTDVDARVRPTNEQIIEALNEAAKALGPQ; encoded by the coding sequence CTGGGCCAGCTGAAAAATTTGTTTGATGGGAATAGCGAGTTGAATCAGTCCACGGTTATATTGGCGCTGAGTCCCGATGATGTGGAGGGCGCGGCCAAGATGGTGGCGCGTCAGGCGAAGGAGCAGGGCGGGCCGCCGAACTTCACGCTGCTTGCCGATCCCGATCATCGCGTGATCGCGCGCTACGGGCAGTTGAATCCCGAGCTGTTCAAGAACGAGTCCAACCCGGAAGGCTACATTGTTCCGCACCCGGCGACATTCGTGATCGACTCGCTCGGTCGCGTGGCCTGGAAATTCACGGATGTGGATGCCCGCGTCCGGCCCACTAATGAGCAGATTATCGAGGCCCTCAACGAGGCCGCCAAGGCACTTGGTCCCCAGTAG
- a CDS encoding redoxin domain-containing protein: MLAPLLAAEKATAQAALGPVEGPADSYFLSPFDLRRVVAGDTAPDFHLQDENGKVHQLSAYRGKNVVLVMYRGHW, translated from the coding sequence ATGCTGGCGCCGCTGCTCGCTGCCGAAAAGGCGACGGCACAGGCCGCGCTGGGGCCGGTCGAGGGTCCGGCGGATAGCTACTTCTTGTCGCCCTTTGACTTGAGGCGCGTGGTGGCGGGCGATACGGCTCCCGATTTCCATCTGCAGGATGAGAATGGCAAGGTTCACCAGCTTTCAGCGTACCGCGGTAAGAATGTGGTGCTGGTGATGTATCGCGGCCATTGGTGA
- the typA gene encoding translational GTPase TypA — protein MATTPSTAPAAEIHPARNETIRNIAIIAHVDHGKTTLVDAMLRQSGIFRANEELQDRVMDSNDLERERGITILAKTTGIRYHGTKINIVDTPGHSDFGGEVERALKMVDGVMLLVDASEGPLPQTRYVLTKALEAKLPQIVVINKIDRPDARIPEVLNELYDLFIDLDATEEQLDFPIIYSNAKAGVAHDKLDDGSENLQPLFEAIVKNIPVPKGVPENILQILVANLDYSDYLGRLAIGRVFDGTLRLGDTVGIVKLDGSLQKNKITKLYSFEGLNRVEETMMGPGDILAVAGIEGITIGETITHADTPKPLPLITIDEPTIAMTFTVNTSPFSGREGQFVTSRHLRDRLDKELLTNVSIKVEEAGGPESYKVKGRGELQLAILIEMMRREGFELAVGKPEILTKTIGGKLHEPQEILEIDCPEAYLGVVMEKMGVRKGKMEKMINHGSGRVRLDFLIPSRGLFGFRNEILTDTRGTAILNSLFNGYIEWQGDIPTRPTGSMIADRAGRTTSYAIYNLQERGEIFVTPGLEVYQGQLVGENARDKDMDVNIIKEKKLTNMRASTSDEAIRLVPPKIMNLERAIEFIREDELVEVTPKSIRLRKKILQANQR, from the coding sequence ATGGCAACAACACCCTCGACTGCTCCCGCAGCCGAAATCCACCCGGCCCGCAACGAGACGATTCGCAACATCGCCATCATCGCGCACGTCGATCACGGCAAGACCACGCTGGTCGACGCCATGCTCCGGCAGAGCGGCATCTTCCGCGCCAATGAGGAACTGCAAGACCGCGTGATGGACTCGAACGACCTCGAACGCGAACGCGGCATCACCATTCTGGCCAAGACCACCGGCATCCGCTATCACGGAACCAAAATCAACATTGTCGACACGCCCGGCCACAGCGACTTCGGCGGCGAAGTCGAGCGCGCCCTGAAGATGGTGGACGGCGTCATGCTCCTGGTTGACGCCAGCGAAGGCCCTCTGCCGCAGACGCGCTACGTGCTGACCAAGGCGCTCGAGGCCAAGCTCCCGCAGATCGTGGTCATCAACAAGATCGACCGCCCCGACGCCCGCATCCCGGAAGTGCTGAACGAACTCTACGATCTTTTCATTGATCTGGACGCCACCGAGGAGCAGCTCGATTTCCCCATCATCTACTCCAACGCCAAGGCCGGCGTGGCCCACGACAAACTGGACGATGGCTCGGAGAATCTGCAACCGCTGTTCGAGGCCATCGTGAAGAACATCCCGGTGCCCAAGGGCGTCCCGGAAAATATTCTGCAAATCCTGGTCGCCAATCTCGATTACAGCGACTACCTGGGCCGTCTGGCCATTGGCCGCGTCTTCGACGGCACGCTGCGCCTCGGCGACACCGTGGGCATCGTGAAGCTCGATGGGTCGCTGCAAAAAAACAAGATCACCAAACTATATTCCTTTGAAGGGCTAAACCGCGTTGAAGAGACCATGATGGGCCCCGGCGACATTCTGGCCGTAGCCGGAATTGAAGGCATCACCATCGGCGAGACCATCACTCATGCCGATACGCCGAAGCCGCTGCCGCTGATCACCATTGATGAACCGACCATCGCCATGACCTTCACCGTGAACACTTCGCCCTTCTCGGGACGCGAAGGTCAGTTTGTAACATCGCGCCACCTGCGCGACCGCCTCGACAAGGAACTGCTCACCAACGTCTCCATCAAAGTCGAGGAGGCCGGCGGCCCCGAGTCTTACAAAGTGAAGGGACGCGGCGAGCTGCAACTGGCCATCCTGATCGAGATGATGCGCCGCGAAGGATTCGAGCTGGCCGTGGGTAAGCCGGAGATTCTCACCAAGACCATCGGCGGAAAACTGCACGAGCCGCAGGAGATTCTGGAGATCGACTGCCCCGAAGCCTACCTCGGCGTGGTGATGGAGAAGATGGGCGTGCGCAAAGGCAAGATGGAGAAGATGATCAACCACGGCTCCGGCCGCGTGCGCCTCGACTTCCTGATCCCCTCGCGCGGACTGTTCGGCTTCCGCAATGAGATTCTCACCGACACGCGCGGCACGGCCATCCTGAACTCACTGTTCAACGGCTATATCGAATGGCAGGGCGACATCCCGACGCGCCCCACCGGCTCGATGATCGCCGACCGCGCCGGCAGGACCACCAGCTACGCCATCTACAATCTGCAGGAGCGCGGCGAAATTTTCGTCACGCCGGGCCTGGAGGTTTATCAAGGCCAGCTCGTCGGCGAGAACGCCCGCGACAAGGACATGGACGTCAACATCATCAAGGAAAAGAAACTCACCAACATGCGCGCCTCGACATCCGACGAAGCCATCCGCCTGGTCCCGCCGAAGATCATGAACCTGGAGCGCGCCATCGAGTTCATCCGCGAAGACGAGCTGGTCGAGGTGACTCCAAAGTCCATCCGCCTGCGCAAGAAAATCCTGCAAGCCAACCAGCGCTAG
- a CDS encoding 3'-5' exonuclease — MVGLPDRPILETPIAVVDLETTGLSTAGDRIIEIAIVRVEPNKEPELVLNTLVNPNRQVAATEIHGITDADVVDAPSFRDIAGNFLAAIGGCVFASYNVYFDAKFAQSELAAAGVNRFPPLTFV; from the coding sequence ATGGTGGGCTTACCAGATAGACCCATACTGGAAACACCAATCGCTGTGGTCGACTTGGAAACAACTGGTCTAAGCACCGCCGGAGACCGGATTATCGAAATCGCTATCGTCCGTGTTGAGCCTAACAAAGAACCTGAGCTCGTTCTAAATACCCTCGTCAATCCCAACCGACAAGTTGCGGCAACGGAAATCCATGGAATTACCGATGCAGATGTAGTCGATGCACCAAGTTTCCGAGATATAGCTGGCAATTTCCTAGCAGCAATCGGCGGTTGCGTGTTCGCATCATACAATGTCTACTTCGACGCAAAGTTCGCACAGAGTGAACTTGCTGCGGCTGGAGTGAACCGATTCCCCCCCCTTACCTTTGTCTAA
- the holA gene encoding DNA polymerase III subunit delta, with protein sequence MIPASRVLENIRKGKLSPGYALIGRQVYWRDRIWAALREAMGLAADGNGLIELDLKQTSLDAVIGQAQSRSLWAPRQLLLVRNVGAPGGAKAKELLGEYFKSPNPDAVLVFEMLDVDPDSGDWREKEKAKSRIETWDGLCDAVLLVAPDVDDAVRFVIEQATERGVKINAQVAERIVTLLERNMGRMAAAVESLALYADGQPEISEADVALMLGSGAGPTGGSLAAAVGSASARRAVETIAELHQQSEYAPLVAAEVVRYLRQLMLLKEAQVRDPRQASRVLWTGKVPAPPDQMGELLRQARGFSAKHLARAMRLAYRTDIALRSSPPDERALLERLILSIMRPLLSPLSRPLSQDGARARS encoded by the coding sequence ATGATTCCCGCATCACGGGTTCTCGAAAATATCCGCAAAGGGAAACTCTCTCCCGGCTACGCGCTGATCGGGCGACAGGTTTATTGGCGCGACCGGATATGGGCTGCGTTGCGCGAAGCGATGGGGCTGGCCGCGGATGGCAATGGATTAATCGAGCTGGACCTGAAGCAGACTTCGCTCGATGCAGTCATCGGGCAGGCGCAATCACGCAGCTTGTGGGCGCCGCGTCAGTTGCTTCTGGTGCGCAATGTCGGCGCGCCGGGCGGGGCCAAGGCCAAGGAGTTGCTCGGCGAATATTTCAAGAGTCCCAACCCAGATGCCGTGCTGGTCTTCGAGATGCTCGATGTCGATCCCGATAGCGGCGACTGGCGCGAGAAGGAAAAGGCCAAGTCGCGCATCGAGACCTGGGACGGGCTCTGCGATGCTGTGTTGCTGGTCGCGCCCGACGTGGATGACGCAGTGCGCTTCGTCATCGAGCAGGCCACCGAGCGCGGCGTCAAGATCAACGCGCAGGTCGCCGAGCGAATCGTCACGCTGCTCGAGCGCAACATGGGCCGAATGGCCGCGGCGGTCGAGTCGCTGGCGCTTTACGCCGATGGCCAGCCCGAGATCAGTGAAGCCGATGTCGCGCTGATGCTGGGCTCGGGCGCGGGTCCCACGGGCGGATCGCTGGCCGCCGCCGTGGGATCAGCGAGCGCGCGCCGCGCTGTTGAGACGATTGCCGAACTGCATCAGCAGTCCGAGTACGCGCCGCTGGTGGCCGCAGAGGTGGTGCGCTATCTGCGTCAGTTGATGCTGTTGAAGGAGGCCCAAGTGCGCGACCCGCGCCAGGCCTCGCGCGTGTTGTGGACGGGCAAGGTTCCCGCGCCGCCGGATCAGATGGGCGAGCTGCTGCGCCAGGCGCGCGGCTTCTCCGCCAAGCATCTGGCGCGGGCCATGCGCTTGGCCTATCGCACCGACATCGCGCTGCGCTCCAGTCCGCCCGACGAGCGCGCGCTGCTGGAGCGTCTGATCCTCAGCATCATGCGCCCCCTGCTGAGTCCCTTGTCGCGTCCCCTCTCGCAAGACGGCGCCCGCGCCCGAAGTTGA
- a CDS encoding phosphatidylcholine/phosphatidylserine synthase — MSRSSHRSSHADAGGHPQRRRPIRRGAYIIPSLFTMANIFCGYYALTEVSKAGLFLMNDLGLAAAHFDNAAKAIGFAVLFDGLDGRIARLMGTTSPFGQELDSLADTITFGIAPAFLAFSWGIHAVGGVTSATEPPLLESAGWVVTFLFVVCSAARLARFNTHSIQQAARPEKPEHSKFIGMPTPASAGIVAAIVHFNSGIPMSTPMWVPFWLVLLSATSALMVSTWRYHSFKGLDFRRRRGFVMVILIGTLFGMIWFYSHVVLLLIASSYWLSGIIARLLQARRRKLGIADSSTSDLPQPEHSPREHNA; from the coding sequence ATGTCGCGCAGTTCTCACCGAAGTTCCCACGCAGATGCTGGCGGCCATCCCCAGCGGCGTCGGCCCATCCGCCGTGGGGCATACATTATTCCCAGCTTGTTCACCATGGCCAACATCTTCTGCGGATACTACGCGCTGACGGAGGTCTCCAAGGCCGGCCTGTTTTTGATGAATGATCTGGGCTTGGCCGCCGCCCATTTCGACAATGCCGCCAAGGCCATCGGCTTCGCCGTTCTTTTCGACGGCCTCGACGGGCGCATCGCCCGCCTGATGGGCACCACCAGCCCCTTTGGTCAGGAGTTGGACTCGCTGGCCGACACCATTACGTTCGGCATCGCTCCGGCATTCCTCGCCTTCTCCTGGGGGATTCACGCTGTTGGCGGAGTTACCAGCGCCACCGAGCCACCGTTGCTGGAATCGGCTGGGTGGGTGGTTACGTTCCTGTTTGTCGTTTGCAGCGCGGCGCGCCTGGCCCGGTTCAATACCCATAGCATTCAGCAGGCGGCGCGTCCGGAAAAGCCGGAGCACAGTAAGTTTATTGGCATGCCCACGCCCGCGTCGGCTGGCATCGTGGCTGCCATCGTCCACTTCAACTCCGGCATACCGATGAGCACTCCGATGTGGGTGCCGTTCTGGCTGGTGCTGCTGAGCGCCACCTCCGCTCTGATGGTCTCCACATGGCGGTATCACAGCTTCAAGGGGCTCGATTTCCGTCGCCGTCGCGGCTTCGTCATGGTCATTCTAATTGGCACATTGTTCGGGATGATCTGGTTCTACTCGCATGTAGTGCTGCTGCTCATCGCTTCGTCTTATTGGTTAAGCGGGATTATTGCTAGACTGCTTCAAGCGCGGCGGCGCAAGCTGGGTATCGCGGATTCGTCAACGTCCGATCTGCCGCAACCTGAGCATTCTCCGCGTGAGCACAATGCCTGA